One window from the genome of Streptomyces sp. NBC_00708 encodes:
- a CDS encoding SigE family RNA polymerase sigma factor: protein MFTRASRNTDGFEEFARAGQRRLYRTAYLLCGDADAARDLTQTTLAKLFQHWHRARAADHPDAYARTVLTRTYIAERRRRLRDLVAHTPIAAPAPAVGPELTVTLLTALAELPPRARAMVVLRYWEDLSVETVAELLRCSPSTVKSQCSRSLATLRTRLGDAHLYTARS from the coding sequence ATGTTCACGAGAGCCAGCCGGAACACCGACGGCTTCGAGGAATTCGCCCGTGCCGGTCAGCGCCGGCTCTACCGCACCGCGTACCTGCTCTGCGGGGACGCGGACGCCGCCCGCGATCTGACCCAGACGACGCTGGCGAAGCTGTTCCAGCACTGGCACCGGGCACGCGCCGCCGACCATCCGGACGCCTACGCCAGGACCGTCCTCACCCGCACCTACATCGCCGAGCGCCGCAGGCGGCTGCGCGACCTTGTCGCCCACACGCCGATCGCCGCGCCCGCTCCGGCGGTCGGTCCGGAGCTGACCGTCACCCTGCTGACGGCCCTCGCCGAACTGCCGCCCCGGGCGCGGGCGATGGTCGTCCTGCGGTACTGGGAGGACCTGAGCGTGGAGACGGTCGCGGAGTTGCTGCGGTGCAGCCCGTCCACCGTCAAGAGCCAGTGCTCGCGCTCGCTGGCCACCCTGCGCACCCGCCTCGGCGACGCGCACCTCTACACCGCCCGAAGCTGA
- a CDS encoding demethylmenaquinone methyltransferase, with product MIRASLDKQPHEVASMFDDVAANYDLTNDVLSLGQDRLWRKEVAKAVNARPAEKILDLAAGTATSSLPFAATGAYVVPCDFSIGMLREGKKRNAWLPFTGGDATKLPFRDEVFDAVTISFGLRNVQDTDAALRELYRVTKPGGRVVICEFSQPVWTPFRTVYIEYLMRALPPVARAVSSNPDAYVYLAESIRAWPDQAGLAKKLQNAGWSRVAWRNLTGGVVALHRGVRD from the coding sequence GTGATCCGAGCCTCCCTGGACAAGCAGCCGCACGAAGTCGCCTCGATGTTCGACGACGTGGCGGCGAACTACGACCTCACCAACGACGTGCTCTCGCTCGGCCAGGACCGGCTGTGGCGCAAGGAGGTCGCCAAGGCGGTGAACGCCCGGCCCGCCGAGAAGATCCTCGACCTGGCGGCCGGCACGGCGACGTCCTCGCTGCCGTTCGCCGCGACCGGTGCGTACGTCGTGCCGTGCGACTTCTCCATCGGCATGCTCCGCGAGGGCAAGAAGCGCAACGCCTGGCTGCCCTTCACCGGCGGCGACGCCACGAAACTGCCGTTCCGCGACGAGGTCTTCGACGCGGTGACCATCTCCTTCGGCCTGCGCAACGTCCAGGACACGGACGCGGCCCTGCGTGAGCTGTACCGGGTCACCAAGCCGGGCGGCCGGGTCGTCATCTGCGAGTTCTCCCAGCCCGTGTGGACCCCGTTCCGCACGGTCTACATCGAGTACCTGATGCGCGCCCTGCCCCCCGTGGCCCGTGCGGTGTCGTCCAACCCCGACGCCTACGTCTACCTCGCCGAGTCCATCCGCGCCTGGCCCGACCAGGCCGGCCTGGCCAAGAAGCTCCAGAACGCCGGCTGGTCCCGGGTCGCCTGGCGCAACCTCACCGGCGGTGTGGTGGCCCTGCACCGGGGCGTGCGCGACTGA
- a CDS encoding NADH-quinone oxidoreductase subunit A yields MNAYAPILVLGALGAGFAIFSVVMATLIGPKRYNRAKLEAYECGIEPTPTPAGGGRFPIKYYLTAMLFIVFDIEIVFLYPWAVSFDALGIFGLVEMLLFVLTVFVAYAYVWRRGGLEWD; encoded by the coding sequence GTGAATGCCTACGCGCCCATCCTCGTGCTCGGCGCCCTCGGGGCAGGGTTTGCGATCTTCTCCGTGGTCATGGCCACGCTTATCGGCCCCAAGCGGTACAACCGGGCAAAGCTCGAAGCGTACGAGTGCGGTATCGAACCGACACCCACGCCGGCCGGAGGCGGCCGCTTTCCCATCAAGTACTACCTGACGGCGATGCTCTTCATCGTCTTCGACATCGAGATCGTCTTCCTCTATCCCTGGGCGGTCAGCTTCGACGCCCTGGGGATCTTCGGGCTCGTGGAGATGCTGCTCTTCGTGCTCACCGTCTTCGTCGCCTACGCGTATGTGTGGCGTCGCGGCGGTCTGGAATGGGACTGA
- the nuoF gene encoding NADH-quinone oxidoreductase subunit NuoF — MTLATELDHNGTSPEKLLAPVLSAFWDQPDSWTLDTYRRHEGYEGLRKALAMTPDDLIAYVKDSGLRGRGGAGFPTGMKWQFIPQGDGKPHYLVVNADESEPGTCKDIPLLFANPHSLIEGIVIACYAIRSSHAFIYLRGEVVPVLRRLHEAVREAYEAGYLGTNIMGSGLDLELTVHAGAGAYICGEETALLDSLEGRRGQPRLRPPFPAVAGLYACPTVVNNVESIASVPAILNKGKDWFKSMGSEKSPGFTLYSLSGHVAGPGQYEAPLGITLRQLLDMSGGMRPGHRLKFWTPGGSSTPMFTDEHLDVPLDYEGVGAAGSMLGTKALQCFDETTCVVRAVTRWTEFYAHESCGKCTPCREGTYWLVQLLRDIEAGKGQMSDLDKLNDIADNINGKSFCALGDGAASPIFSSLKYFREEYEQHITGKGCPFDPAKSTLWADDKNAHQGVNA, encoded by the coding sequence ATGACGTTGGCCACCGAGCTCGATCACAACGGGACCAGCCCCGAGAAGCTGCTCGCGCCCGTGCTGTCCGCCTTCTGGGACCAGCCGGACTCCTGGACGCTGGACACGTACCGCCGTCACGAGGGCTACGAGGGACTGCGCAAGGCCCTCGCCATGACCCCGGACGACCTCATCGCGTACGTCAAGGACTCCGGTCTGCGCGGACGCGGCGGCGCCGGCTTCCCCACCGGGATGAAGTGGCAGTTCATCCCGCAGGGCGACGGCAAGCCGCACTACCTCGTCGTCAACGCCGACGAGTCGGAGCCGGGGACCTGCAAGGACATCCCGCTCCTCTTCGCCAACCCGCACAGCCTCATCGAGGGCATCGTGATCGCCTGTTACGCGATCCGCTCCTCGCACGCCTTCATCTACCTGCGCGGTGAGGTCGTCCCCGTACTGCGACGGCTGCACGAAGCCGTACGGGAGGCGTACGAGGCGGGCTACCTCGGCACCAACATCATGGGCTCCGGGCTCGACCTCGAACTCACCGTGCACGCCGGCGCCGGCGCGTACATCTGTGGTGAGGAGACCGCGCTGCTGGACTCCCTCGAAGGACGGCGCGGCCAGCCCCGGCTGCGGCCCCCCTTCCCCGCGGTCGCCGGTCTGTACGCCTGCCCCACCGTGGTGAACAACGTCGAGTCCATCGCCTCGGTTCCCGCGATCCTGAACAAGGGCAAGGACTGGTTCAAGTCCATGGGCAGCGAGAAGTCCCCGGGCTTCACGCTCTACTCGCTCAGCGGCCATGTCGCGGGTCCCGGCCAGTACGAGGCCCCGCTCGGCATCACGCTGCGCCAGCTCCTCGACATGAGCGGCGGGATGCGCCCCGGCCACCGCCTCAAGTTCTGGACCCCGGGCGGCTCCTCGACCCCGATGTTCACCGACGAGCACCTGGACGTGCCCCTCGACTACGAGGGCGTCGGCGCGGCCGGGTCCATGCTCGGCACCAAGGCGCTCCAGTGCTTCGACGAGACGACCTGCGTGGTGCGGGCCGTCACCCGCTGGACCGAGTTCTACGCGCACGAGTCCTGCGGCAAGTGCACTCCCTGCCGCGAGGGCACGTACTGGCTCGTCCAGCTGCTCCGCGACATCGAGGCGGGCAAGGGGCAGATGTCCGACCTGGACAAGCTGAACGACATCGCCGACAACATCAACGGCAAGTCGTTCTGCGCCCTCGGCGACGGCGCCGCCTCGCCGATCTTCTCCTCGCTGAAGTACTTCCGCGAGGAGTACGAGCAGCACATCACCGGCAAGGGCTGCCCCTTCGATCCCGCCAAATCGACCCTCTGGGCCGACGACAAGAACGCTCACCAGGGGGTGAACGCATGA
- a CDS encoding NADH-quinone oxidoreductase subunit B, whose amino-acid sequence MGLEEKLPSGFVLTTVEQAAGWVRKSSVFPATFGLACCAIEMMTTGAGRYDLARFGMEVFRGSPRQADLMIVAGRVSQKMAPVLRQVYDQMPNPKWVISMGVCASSGGMFNNYAIVQGVDHIVPVDIYLPGCPPRPEMLMDAILKLHQKIQGSKLGVNAEEAAREAEEAALNALPLIEMKGLMR is encoded by the coding sequence ATGGGACTCGAAGAGAAGCTGCCGAGCGGCTTCGTTCTGACCACCGTCGAGCAGGCGGCCGGCTGGGTGCGGAAGTCCTCCGTCTTCCCGGCGACCTTCGGCCTCGCCTGTTGCGCCATCGAGATGATGACGACCGGGGCGGGCCGTTACGACCTGGCCCGTTTCGGCATGGAGGTCTTCCGCGGTTCGCCGCGGCAGGCGGACCTGATGATCGTGGCCGGGCGGGTGAGCCAGAAGATGGCGCCCGTCCTGCGGCAGGTCTACGACCAGATGCCGAACCCCAAGTGGGTCATCTCCATGGGGGTTTGCGCGTCATCGGGTGGAATGTTCAACAATTACGCCATTGTTCAGGGTGTTGATCATATTGTCCCGGTTGATATTTATTTGCCGGGCTGCCCACCGCGGCCCGAGATGCTGATGGACGCGATCCTCAAGCTGCACCAGAAGATCCAGGGCTCCAAGCTCGGGGTCAACGCCGAGGAAGCCGCCCGCGAGGCGGAGGAAGCGGCCCTCAACGCCCTGCCCCTCATCGAGATGAAGGGGCTCATGCGATGA
- a CDS encoding geranylgeranyl reductase family protein: protein MTEPLSEHSADVIVVGAGPAGSTTAYYLAKAGLDVLLLEKTAFPREKVCGDGLTPRATKQLVAMGIDISEEAGWLRNKGLRIIGGGVRLQLDWPDLASYPDYGLVRKRDDFDEQLARQAQKAGARLYERCNVGAPITDERTGRITGVHAKLGEEKTPVTFHAPLVVAADGNSTRLSLAMGLHRREDRPMGVAVRTYFTSPRHDDDYLESWLELWDRRGPQEKLLPGYGWIFGMGDGTSNVGLGILNSSSAFKELDWREVLKAWCASMPEDWGYTPENMTIPIRGAALPMAFNRQPHYTKGLLLVGDAGGMVNPFNGEGIAYAMESGQIAADVIVQAHARATPAQRELALNNYPKVLKETYGGYYTMGRAFVKLIGNPKVMKVATQRGLTHPLLMKFTLKMLANLTDPTGGDAMDRIINGLAKVAPSS from the coding sequence GTGACCGAGCCCCTGTCCGAACACAGCGCGGACGTCATCGTCGTCGGGGCGGGCCCAGCCGGCTCCACGACCGCCTACTACCTCGCCAAGGCCGGGCTCGACGTCCTGCTCCTGGAGAAGACCGCGTTCCCGCGCGAGAAGGTCTGCGGCGACGGCCTCACGCCGCGCGCCACCAAGCAGCTCGTCGCCATGGGCATCGACATCTCCGAAGAGGCGGGCTGGCTGCGCAACAAGGGCCTGCGCATCATCGGCGGCGGCGTCCGGCTCCAGCTGGACTGGCCGGATCTTGCCTCCTACCCGGACTACGGACTCGTCCGCAAGCGTGACGACTTCGACGAGCAGCTGGCCCGGCAGGCGCAGAAGGCCGGCGCCCGGCTGTACGAGCGGTGCAACGTCGGCGCCCCGATCACCGACGAGCGCACCGGCCGGATCACCGGGGTGCACGCGAAGCTCGGCGAGGAGAAGACCCCGGTCACTTTCCACGCCCCGCTGGTCGTCGCCGCCGACGGCAACTCCACCCGGCTCTCCCTCGCGATGGGCCTGCACCGCCGCGAGGACCGCCCGATGGGCGTCGCGGTGCGTACGTACTTCACCTCGCCCCGGCACGACGACGACTACCTGGAGTCCTGGCTGGAGCTGTGGGACCGGCGCGGCCCGCAGGAGAAGCTGCTGCCGGGCTACGGCTGGATCTTCGGCATGGGCGACGGCACCTCCAACGTCGGCCTCGGCATCCTCAACTCCTCGTCCGCCTTCAAGGAGCTGGACTGGCGCGAGGTCCTCAAGGCGTGGTGCGCGTCCATGCCGGAGGACTGGGGCTACACCCCGGAGAACATGACGATCCCGATCCGCGGCGCCGCCCTGCCGATGGCCTTCAACCGCCAGCCGCACTACACCAAGGGCCTGCTGCTCGTCGGTGACGCGGGCGGCATGGTCAACCCGTTCAACGGCGAGGGCATCGCGTACGCCATGGAGTCGGGCCAGATCGCGGCCGACGTCATCGTCCAGGCGCACGCCCGCGCGACCCCCGCCCAGCGGGAACTGGCGCTGAACAACTACCCGAAGGTGCTCAAGGAGACCTACGGCGGTTATTACACGATGGGCCGCGCCTTCGTGAAGCTGATCGGCAACCCGAAGGTCATGAAGGTCGCCACCCAGCGCGGTCTGACGCACCCGCTGCTGATGAAGTTCACGCTGAAGATGCTCGCCAACCTCACCGACCCGACGGGCGGCGACGCGATGGACCGCATCATCAACGGCCTGGCGAAGGTGGCGCCCAGCTCCTGA
- a CDS encoding NADH-quinone oxidoreductase subunit C has product MSDEHNGSSVPAPRDEHGEVIGVRRGMFGADNGGDTSGYGGLVRTVALPGAASRPYGGWFDEVADELEGALEEQGLVPENAIEKTVVDRDELTFHIAREHLATVARTLRDDPALRFELCTGVSGVHFPGDKGRELHAVYHLRSLTHGRLIRLEVSTPDDDRHLPSLVPVYPTNDWHEREAYDFFGLVFDGHPALTRIMMPDDWQGFPQRKDYPLGGIPVEYKGAQIPAPDQRRSYS; this is encoded by the coding sequence ATGAGCGACGAGCACAACGGCTCCTCCGTCCCGGCCCCGCGCGACGAGCACGGCGAGGTCATCGGCGTACGCAGGGGCATGTTCGGCGCCGACAACGGCGGCGACACCTCCGGCTACGGCGGCCTCGTCCGCACCGTCGCCCTGCCCGGCGCCGCCTCCCGCCCCTACGGCGGCTGGTTCGACGAGGTGGCCGACGAGCTGGAGGGCGCCCTGGAGGAACAGGGCCTCGTCCCCGAGAACGCCATCGAGAAGACCGTCGTCGACCGGGACGAACTCACCTTCCACATCGCCCGCGAGCACCTGGCCACCGTCGCGAGGACCCTGCGCGACGACCCGGCCCTGCGCTTCGAGCTGTGCACCGGCGTCAGCGGCGTCCACTTCCCCGGCGACAAGGGCCGCGAGCTGCACGCCGTCTACCACCTGCGCTCGCTGACCCACGGCCGGCTGATCCGGCTGGAGGTCTCCACGCCGGACGACGACCGGCATCTGCCGTCCCTGGTCCCGGTCTACCCGACCAACGACTGGCACGAGCGCGAGGCGTACGACTTCTTCGGGCTCGTCTTCGACGGGCACCCCGCCCTCACCCGGATCATGATGCCGGACGACTGGCAGGGCTTCCCGCAGCGCAAGGACTACCCGCTCGGCGGCATCCCCGTCGAGTACAAGGGCGCCCAGATCCCGGCTCCGGACCAGCGGAGGTCGTACTCCTGA
- the nuoE gene encoding NADH-quinone oxidoreductase subunit NuoE, whose translation MPQLPAPAYPAEVRARLEADAKEVIARYPDSRSALLPLLHLVQSEEGYVSRTGMAFCAEVLGLTTAEVTAVATFYTMYRRRPSGDYQVGVCTNTLCAVMGGDAIFDRLKEHLGVGNDETTDDGKVTLEHIECNAACDFAPVVMVNWEFFDNQTPESATRLVDDLIAGRTVEPTRGAPLCTYKETARILAGFPDERPGAVEATGGAGHASLIGLKLAKGEAAPRARVVSPRGEAPSDQPQKGAEHLSSHDAPQQTSASDPDHPAGPAAEEGE comes from the coding sequence ATGCCGCAGCTCCCCGCCCCCGCCTACCCGGCCGAGGTGCGCGCCAGGCTCGAAGCGGATGCGAAGGAGGTGATCGCCCGCTACCCCGACAGCCGCTCCGCGCTGCTGCCGCTGCTGCACCTGGTGCAGTCGGAGGAGGGCTACGTCTCCCGTACGGGCATGGCGTTCTGCGCCGAGGTGCTCGGGCTCACCACCGCCGAGGTCACCGCGGTCGCGACCTTCTACACGATGTACCGGCGCAGGCCGAGCGGCGACTACCAGGTCGGCGTCTGCACCAACACGCTCTGCGCGGTGATGGGCGGCGACGCGATCTTCGACCGGCTCAAGGAGCACCTCGGCGTCGGCAACGACGAGACGACCGACGACGGCAAGGTCACCCTCGAACACATCGAGTGCAACGCCGCCTGCGACTTCGCGCCCGTCGTGATGGTCAACTGGGAGTTCTTCGACAACCAGACCCCGGAGAGCGCGACCCGGCTGGTCGACGACCTCATCGCCGGCCGCACCGTCGAACCCACCCGCGGCGCGCCCCTGTGCACGTACAAGGAGACCGCCCGTATCCTGGCCGGCTTCCCCGACGAGCGCCCCGGCGCCGTCGAGGCCACCGGCGGCGCGGGCCACGCCTCGCTCATCGGCCTCAAGCTCGCCAAGGGCGAGGCCGCACCGCGGGCCCGGGTGGTGAGCCCGCGCGGCGAGGCGCCCAGCGACCAGCCGCAGAAGGGCGCCGAGCACCTCAGCTCCCACGACGCGCCGCAGCAGACCTCGGCATCCGACCCGGACCACCCGGCCGGACCCGCGGCCGAGGAGGGGGAGTGA
- a CDS encoding NADH-quinone oxidoreductase subunit D — MTTPHATPRATTEGTVYTVTGGDWDEIVENAAASDDERIIVNMGPQHPSTHGVLRLILEIDGETVTEARCGIGYLHTGIEKNLEFRSWTQGTTFVTRMDYLTPFFNETAYCLGVEKLLGIEDQIPDRATVLRVLLMELNRLSSHLVCIATGGMELGATTIMIYGFRDRELVLDLFELITGLRMNHAFVRPGGLAQDLPPGAVDQLREFVKTMKKNLPEYDALATGNPIFKARMQDVGYLDLTGCMALGATGPILRSAGLPHDLRKTDPYCGYETYDFEVPTADSCDAYGRFLIRLEEMRQSLRIIEQCIDRLEPGPVMVADKKIAWPAQLALGPDGLGNSLDHIKKIMGTSMEALIHHFKLVTEGFRVPVGQAYTAVESPKGELGVHVVSDGGTRPYRVHFRDPSFTNLQAMAAMCEGGQVADVIVAVASIDPVMGGVDR; from the coding sequence ATGACCACTCCCCACGCAACGCCCCGAGCCACGACCGAGGGGACTGTATATACAGTCACCGGCGGCGACTGGGACGAGATCGTCGAGAACGCCGCCGCGTCCGACGACGAGCGCATCATCGTCAACATGGGTCCGCAGCACCCGTCCACGCACGGCGTGCTCCGGCTCATCCTGGAGATCGACGGCGAGACCGTCACCGAGGCCCGCTGCGGCATCGGCTACCTCCACACCGGCATCGAGAAGAACCTCGAATTCCGCAGCTGGACGCAGGGCACCACCTTCGTCACGCGCATGGACTACCTGACGCCGTTCTTCAACGAGACGGCGTACTGCCTGGGCGTCGAGAAGCTTCTCGGCATCGAGGACCAGATCCCCGACCGGGCCACCGTCCTGCGCGTGCTCCTGATGGAGCTCAACCGGCTCTCCTCGCACCTGGTGTGCATCGCCACCGGCGGCATGGAGCTCGGCGCCACCACGATCATGATCTACGGCTTCCGCGACCGGGAGCTGGTGCTCGACCTCTTCGAGCTGATCACCGGGCTCCGCATGAACCACGCGTTCGTCCGCCCCGGCGGCCTCGCCCAGGACCTGCCCCCGGGCGCGGTCGACCAGCTGCGCGAGTTCGTGAAGACCATGAAGAAGAACCTGCCGGAGTACGACGCGCTCGCCACCGGCAACCCCATCTTCAAGGCCCGCATGCAGGACGTCGGCTACCTCGACCTCACCGGCTGCATGGCCCTCGGCGCCACCGGCCCGATCCTGCGCTCGGCGGGCCTCCCGCACGACCTGCGCAAGACGGACCCGTACTGCGGTTACGAGACCTACGACTTCGAGGTCCCCACCGCCGACAGCTGCGACGCCTACGGGCGCTTCCTCATCCGCCTGGAGGAGATGCGCCAGTCGCTGCGGATCATCGAGCAGTGCATCGACCGGCTCGAACCCGGGCCGGTCATGGTCGCCGACAAGAAGATCGCCTGGCCCGCGCAGCTCGCGCTCGGCCCGGACGGCCTCGGCAACTCGCTGGACCACATCAAGAAGATCATGGGCACCTCCATGGAGGCCCTGATCCACCACTTCAAGCTGGTGACCGAGGGCTTCCGGGTCCCCGTCGGACAGGCGTACACCGCCGTCGAGTCCCCCAAGGGCGAACTCGGCGTGCACGTCGTCTCGGACGGCGGAACCCGCCCCTACCGGGTCCACTTCCGCGACCCGTCCTTCACCAACCTCCAGGCCATGGCGGCGATGTGCGAGGGCGGCCAGGTCGCCGACGTCATCGTCGCCGTCGCATCCATCGACCCCGTGATGGGAGGCGTCGACCGGTGA
- a CDS encoding C40 family peptidase, giving the protein MSHTAHIPSHRKPRRNASKTALRAGVAGGVLSTIAVAGAAGPAQAEPVTQTIEMPTITAGLSTTVAASAEATQQVALDLETQAHEDAAATDAAKDAKKAKAEAVRKAEAKKKAEAAAKAKAEAAERASRAAARTTLQKTTGSSSSGSTAATTTSYSSNATGSAAAVVAFAQAQVGDAYVSGGTGPNSWDCSGLVQAAFRSVNVDLPRVSQSQSTAGTQVSLSNLQPGDILYWGSAGSAYHVGIYVGGGQFVGAQNSSTGVVQRPLDYDMPTGAVRVL; this is encoded by the coding sequence ATGTCCCACACCGCTCACATACCCAGCCACCGGAAGCCCCGCCGAAACGCCTCGAAGACGGCGCTGCGGGCCGGAGTTGCCGGTGGCGTCCTCAGCACCATCGCGGTCGCGGGTGCCGCCGGTCCGGCCCAGGCCGAACCGGTGACCCAGACGATCGAGATGCCCACCATCACGGCGGGACTCTCCACCACCGTCGCGGCCTCCGCCGAGGCCACGCAGCAGGTCGCCCTGGACCTGGAGACGCAGGCGCACGAGGACGCGGCGGCCACCGACGCCGCCAAGGACGCCAAGAAGGCCAAGGCCGAGGCCGTCCGCAAGGCCGAGGCCAAGAAGAAGGCCGAGGCTGCCGCGAAGGCCAAGGCGGAGGCCGCCGAGCGCGCCTCCCGCGCCGCCGCGCGCACCACGCTCCAGAAGACCACCGGCAGCTCGTCGTCCGGCTCCACGGCCGCCACCACGACGTCGTACTCCTCCAACGCCACCGGCTCCGCGGCCGCCGTCGTCGCGTTCGCCCAGGCGCAGGTCGGCGACGCGTACGTGTCCGGCGGCACCGGCCCCAACTCGTGGGACTGCTCGGGGCTCGTCCAGGCCGCGTTCCGCTCGGTCAACGTCGACCTGCCGCGCGTCTCGCAGAGCCAGTCGACCGCCGGCACCCAGGTCTCGCTGAGCAACCTCCAGCCCGGCGACATCCTGTACTGGGGCAGCGCGGGCAGCGCGTACCACGTCGGGATCTACGTGGGCGGCGGCCAGTTCGTCGGCGCGCAGAACTCTTCCACCGGTGTGGTGCAGCGCCCGCTGGACTACGACATGCCGACGGGCGCGGTCCGCGTCCTCTAG